The following proteins are co-located in the Thermus thermophilus HB8 genome:
- a CDS encoding branched-chain amino acid ABC transporter permease — MADLLPYLIGGLANGALYSLLALGFVLVYRATSVVNFAIGEFLLVGAYLTYTFALLLPLPLALLAALPLAFLFGVLVERGFVRPLLGRNVVAVIMATIGLAAALDGGVQLLWGPDLKYLPGSLPDLGFEAGGVYVSSRAVWNLLLALPLGLGLLWLLRKSRYGVLVRAISEREVAALALGIPTARILAGVWGVSALLATLAGALLAAASGVGHNLVFFGLKVFPVAILGGLDAVGGALAAGFLLGVLEALSQRYLEAYLPGFTEALPFVVVLLVLLVRPYGLFGERQIERV, encoded by the coding sequence GTGGCGGACCTCCTTCCCTACCTCATCGGCGGCTTGGCCAACGGGGCCCTCTACAGCCTCCTCGCCTTGGGCTTCGTCCTCGTCTACCGGGCGACCAGCGTGGTGAACTTCGCCATCGGGGAGTTCCTCCTCGTGGGGGCCTACCTCACCTACACCTTCGCCCTCCTCCTTCCCCTCCCCTTGGCCCTCCTCGCCGCCCTGCCCCTCGCCTTCCTCTTCGGGGTCCTGGTGGAACGGGGCTTCGTGCGGCCCCTTCTCGGCCGGAACGTGGTGGCGGTGATCATGGCGACCATCGGCCTCGCCGCCGCCCTGGATGGGGGGGTGCAGCTCCTCTGGGGCCCGGACCTCAAGTACCTGCCGGGAAGCCTCCCCGACCTCGGCTTTGAAGCGGGAGGGGTCTACGTCTCCTCCCGGGCGGTCTGGAACCTCCTCCTGGCCCTGCCCTTGGGGCTCGGCCTCCTCTGGCTCCTCCGGAAAAGCCGCTACGGCGTCCTGGTCCGGGCCATCTCCGAGCGGGAGGTGGCCGCCTTGGCCCTGGGCATCCCCACGGCCCGGATCCTGGCCGGGGTCTGGGGGGTCTCCGCCCTCCTCGCCACCTTGGCGGGGGCCCTCCTCGCCGCGGCGAGCGGGGTGGGGCACAACCTCGTCTTCTTCGGGCTCAAGGTCTTCCCCGTGGCCATCCTGGGGGGGCTTGACGCCGTGGGCGGGGCTCTGGCGGCGGGGTTTTTGCTCGGGGTCCTCGAGGCCCTCTCCCAGCGCTACCTGGAGGCCTACCTCCCCGGCTTCACCGAGGCCCTGCCCTTCGTGGTGGTCCTCCTCGTCCTCCTCGTGAGGCCCTACGGCCTCTTCGGGGAGCGGCAGATTGAGAGGGTGTGA
- a CDS encoding ABC transporter ATP-binding protein, which yields MLSVENLKVVYRGVILALDGVSLEVGEGEAVALLGPNGAGKSSLVRTIAGLLPKFEGRVLDGKVRLFGREATHLDPVGISRLGLTAILEGRPLFRYLTPVENLMAAGHRLPPKALKEGMEEVFARFPRLYERRHEQAGYLSGGEQQMLLLGMALLTRPRLLVVDEPSLGLAPKLVGEVMQTLDALRREKGLSLLLVEQNARAALGVVDRVYVLERGRVVFEGSAKEAMEDQDVMEFYLGKEEVGFRQARRYRRRKRWV from the coding sequence ATGCTTTCCGTGGAGAACCTCAAGGTGGTCTACCGGGGGGTCATCCTGGCCCTGGACGGGGTCTCCCTGGAGGTGGGGGAGGGGGAGGCCGTGGCCCTCCTGGGCCCGAACGGAGCCGGGAAAAGCTCCTTGGTGCGGACCATCGCCGGCCTCCTCCCCAAGTTTGAGGGGCGGGTTCTGGACGGGAAGGTGCGCCTCTTCGGCCGGGAGGCCACCCACCTGGACCCGGTGGGGATCTCCCGGCTAGGCCTCACCGCCATCCTGGAGGGCCGCCCCCTCTTCCGCTACCTGACCCCGGTGGAGAACCTCATGGCCGCAGGCCACCGCCTCCCCCCAAAGGCGCTCAAGGAAGGGATGGAGGAGGTCTTCGCCCGCTTTCCCCGCCTCTACGAGCGCCGCCACGAGCAGGCGGGCTACCTCTCGGGGGGGGAGCAGCAGATGCTCCTTTTGGGCATGGCCCTCCTCACGAGGCCGAGGCTTCTCGTGGTGGACGAGCCCTCCTTGGGCCTCGCCCCCAAGCTGGTGGGAGAGGTGATGCAGACCCTGGACGCCCTAAGGCGGGAAAAGGGGCTCTCCCTCCTCCTCGTGGAGCAAAACGCCCGGGCCGCCCTCGGCGTCGTGGACCGGGTGTACGTCCTGGAAAGGGGCCGCGTGGTCTTTGAGGGGAGCGCCAAGGAGGCCATGGAGGACCAGGACGTGATGGAGTTCTACCTGGGCAAGGAGGAGGTGGGCTTCCGCCAGGCGAGGCGGTACCGGAGGAGGAAGCGGTGGGTGTGA
- a CDS encoding ABC transporter substrate-binding protein codes for MKRREFLRRLGVGSLAAMGFSRFALAQARPVKLAALLPLTGPFAFAGNAGREGFVDGVDYVNEVLGGIAGRKLELIVEDTGYDVAKGTAAFNRVLSRERPDELLFVYGDSTGLSKALAPEIARIGLPYSATSFANELADPEKYPTIFVFGPTYNDMMEALLRQIRLQKGKARIALVYSNTEFGRDPIPYVKERAKALGMEVVHEEVTPPAFTDATPVVLNLRRANPDFVLLQGYALSAEPLILRAAREQGLRAQFMGTYYSAELVLIQRAGPAAEGFTVTYHNPYWYDTLVPAVDEMRKFRQRKGRDSSYRPTYYMGSLAVALGVAEAMRRAAQAGKLTRAGVVEYLEKIGDYNAMGLVRGYQFVNHRIPYTKLYRASVKDGRFNAITDWLKLA; via the coding sequence ATGAAGCGCAGGGAGTTTCTGAGGAGGCTTGGCGTGGGTTCGCTGGCGGCCATGGGCTTCTCCCGCTTCGCCTTGGCCCAGGCGAGGCCCGTGAAGCTCGCCGCCCTCCTTCCCCTCACCGGGCCCTTCGCCTTCGCCGGCAACGCCGGCCGGGAAGGGTTCGTGGACGGGGTGGACTACGTGAACGAGGTCCTGGGGGGGATCGCCGGGCGGAAGCTTGAGCTCATCGTGGAGGACACGGGCTACGACGTGGCCAAGGGGACGGCCGCCTTCAACCGGGTCCTCTCCAGGGAGCGGCCCGACGAGCTCCTCTTCGTCTACGGGGACTCCACGGGGCTTTCCAAGGCCCTGGCCCCGGAGATCGCCAGGATCGGCCTCCCCTACTCCGCCACCAGCTTCGCCAACGAGCTTGCCGACCCCGAGAAGTACCCCACCATCTTCGTCTTCGGCCCCACCTACAACGACATGATGGAGGCCCTCCTGCGCCAGATCCGCCTGCAAAAGGGCAAGGCCCGGATCGCCCTCGTCTACTCCAACACGGAGTTCGGCCGCGACCCCATCCCCTACGTCAAGGAGCGGGCCAAGGCTTTGGGGATGGAGGTGGTCCACGAGGAGGTGACGCCCCCCGCCTTCACCGACGCCACCCCCGTGGTCCTGAACCTGCGCCGGGCCAACCCCGACTTCGTCCTCCTCCAGGGCTACGCCCTCTCCGCGGAGCCCCTGATCCTAAGGGCCGCGCGGGAGCAGGGCCTAAGGGCCCAGTTCATGGGCACCTACTACTCGGCGGAGCTCGTCCTCATCCAGCGGGCGGGGCCCGCCGCCGAGGGCTTCACCGTGACCTACCACAACCCCTACTGGTACGACACCCTGGTGCCCGCCGTGGACGAGATGCGCAAGTTCCGCCAGAGGAAGGGCCGGGACTCCTCCTACCGCCCCACCTACTACATGGGGAGCCTGGCCGTGGCCCTGGGGGTGGCCGAGGCCATGCGCCGGGCGGCCCAGGCGGGGAAGCTCACCCGGGCCGGGGTGGTGGAGTACCTGGAGAAGATCGGGGACTACAACGCCATGGGCCTGGTGCGGGGCTACCAGTTCGTGAACCACCGCATCCCCTACACCAAGCTCTACCGGGCGAGCGTCAAGGACGGGCGCTTCAACGCCATCACCGACTGGCTGAAGCTGGCCTAG